In Vicia villosa cultivar HV-30 ecotype Madison, WI unplaced genomic scaffold, Vvil1.0 ctg.002106F_1_1, whole genome shotgun sequence, the following are encoded in one genomic region:
- the LOC131637887 gene encoding subtilisin-like protease Glyma18g48580 — translation MGRSIASLHHLLFSSLVIFTLLFNHVHANKKCYIVYLGAHSHGSTPSSADLEIATTSHYDLLASILGSEENAKEAIIYSYNKQINGFAAMLDEEEAAQIAKNGKVVSVFLSKEHKLHTTRSWEFLGLRGNDINSAWQKGRFGENTIIANIDSGVWPESKSFSDRGIGPIPAKWRGGNICQINKLNGSTKVPCNRKLIGARFFNNAYQSVIGKLPRSQQTARDFVGHGTHTLSTAGGNFVRGASIFNIGNGTVKGGSPKSRLATYKVCWSLTDATSCFGADVLAAIDQAINDGVDLISVSAGESASTNAEAIFTDVVSIGAFHALARNILLVASAGNDGPTAGSVVNVAPWVFTVAASTLDRDFSSSITIGNKTITGASLFVDLPPNKSFTVITSTDAKLANATDRDAQFCRAGTLDPSKVKGKIVECVREGKIKSVAEGQEALSAGAQGVILRNQPLVSGRTLLSEPHVLSTVSYYAKHQTTRNHDIDLIPTDIKSGTKIRLSKAKTKYGRKPAPVMASYSSRGPNRVQPSILKPDVTAPGVNILAAYSLFATASNLITDTRRGFPFNVMQGTSMSCPHVAGTAGLIKTRHPNWSPAAIKSAIMTTASTRDNTNKPIRDAFDKTLANPFAYGSGHIQPNSAIDPGLVYDLTIVDYLNFLCASGYNQQLIASLNFNMTFTCSGSHSITDLNYPSITLPNLGLNVVNVTRTVTNVGPPSIYFAKSQVSGYKVFVEPSVLKFKRIGEKKTFRISVQATKVTPRKKYQFGELKWTNGRHIVRSPITVRRK, via the exons ATGGGTCGCTCCATTGCATCTCTTCATCACCTTCTTTTTTCATCTCTTGTTATTTTCACTTTGTTGTTCAATCATGTTCATGCCAACAAAAAG TGTTACATTGTATACTTGGGAGCACATTCACATGGTTCAACTCCTTCCTCTGCTGACCTTGAAATTGCTACAACTTCTCATTATGATTTACTAGCTTCAATCTTGGGAAG TGAGGAGAATGCAAAAGAAGCAATTATTTATTCATACAATAAACAAATCAATGGGTTTGCAGCTATGCTTGATGAGGAAGAAGCTGCACAAATTGCAA AAAATGGAAAGGTGGTATCAGTGTTCTTGAGTAAAGAACATAAACTGCACACAACACGTTCATGGGAATTTCTTGGATTGCGTGGAAATGATATCAACTCAGCTTGGCAAAAGGGGAGGTTTGGTGAAAATACCATCATAGCTAACATTGATTCAG GCGTTTGGCCCGAATCAAAGAGTTTTAGTGACAGAGGAATAGGCCCAATTCCAGCAAAATGGCGTGGTGGTAACATATGtcaaattaacaaactcaatGGTTCTACCAAAGTTCCATGTAACAG GAAGCTAATTGGAGCAAGATTTTTCAACAATGCATACCAATCCGTCATCGGAAAACTCCCTCGTTCGCAACAAACAGCGCGCGACTTTGTAGGCCATGGTACACACACATTATCAACGGCAGGTGGAAACTTTGTACGAGGTGCAAGTATATTTAATATTGGCAACGGAACGGTTAAAGGTGGTTCACCAAAATCAAGACTTGCAACCTACAAAGTGTGTTGGTCTTTAACAGATGCTACTAGTTGTTTTGGTGCTGATGTATTAGCTGCCATTGATCAAGCAATTAATGACGGTGTTGATTTGATTTCTGTTTCTGCTGGTGAAAGTGCTAGTACAAATGCTGAAGCAATTTTTACTGATGTGGTTTCAATAGGTGCATTTCATGCACTTGCTAGAAATATTTTGTTAGTTGCTTCTGCGGGAAATGACGGACCTACCGCTGGAAGTGTTGTTAATGTTGCCCCTTGGGTGTTCACTGTTGCTGCTAGTACATTAGATAGAGATTTCAGCAGTTCTATTACCATTGGTAACAAAACAATCACG GGTGCCAGTCTTTTTGTAGACTTGCCACCTAACAAGTCTTTCACTGTAATAACTTCTACTGATGCGAAATTGGCAAATGCAACGGATCGAGATGC GCAATTTTGTAGGGCAGGAACACTTGATCCTTCAAAAGTGAAGGGTAAAATAGTGGAATGTGTTAGAGAAGGGAAAATAAAATCTGTTGCTGAGGGTCAAGAAGCTTTATCTGCGGGCGCACAGGGAGTGATTTTGAGAAATCAACCTCTAGTTAGTGGAAGAACACTTCTTTCTGAGCCTCATGTTTTGTCTACTGTCAGCTATTATGCCAAACATCAAACAACAAGAAATCATGATATAGACCTTATTCCGAC GGATATAAAGTCGGGTACTAAAATAAGATtgtcaaaagcaaaaacaaaatatgGAAGAAAGCCAGCTCCCGTTATGGCTTCATACTCATCTAGAGGACCAAATAGAGTTCAACCATCAATACTCAAG CCTGATGTAACTGCACCAGGTGTGAACATACTTGCTGCCTATTCATTATTTGCAACTGCATCTAATTTAATAACGGACACTCGTCGAGGTTTTCCATTCAATGTCATGCAAGGAACATCTATGTCATGTCCTCATGTTGCGGGCACTGCTGGATTAATCAAAACACGTCATCCTAATTGGAGTCCAGCAGCTATTAAATCAGCTATCATGACCACTG CAAGTACAAGAGATAACACCAACAAGCCAATTCGTGACGCATTTGATAAAACTTTGGCGAATCCATTTGCATATGGTTCAGGACACATTCAACCCAACAGTGCAATAGATCCAGGACTTGTTTATGATCTAACCATTGTTGATTACTTAAACTTCTTATGTGCTTCGGGATACAACCAGCAACTCATTGCATCACTGAATTTCAACATGACATTTACTTGTTCAGGATCACACAGCATAACAGATTTGAATTATCCTTCAATCACATTACCAAATCTTGGATTAAATGTTGTTAACGTCACACGGACAGTCACCAATGTTGGACCTCCTAGTATATATTTTGCAAAATCCCAGGTGTCGGGTTATAAAGTTTTTGTTGAACCGAGTGTCTTGAAATTCAAGAGAATTGGTGAAAAGAAGACATTTAGAATTTCTGTGCAAGCAACAAAGGTGACTCCTAGGAAAAAATATCAATTTGGTGAATTGAAATGGACAAATGGAAGACACATTGTAAGGAGTCCTATTACTGTTCGACGTAAATGA